Part of the bacterium genome, TTGTGGAAAACAACAAATTTCCATAAATTTCTATTAGTTTCTATTAATTTCAATTTTTTTAATAATATCTCCCTATCTCCTTAATCTCCACATCTCCTTTTGTTACACCACCTGAACGCTTACATAAATTCAAATAACCAAAATTCAAAACATTACCCCCATAGTTTGTATTTAGGACTTGAAATTTGGTGTTTATTTGAGATTTGGTGCTTGGGATTTGGGATTTTTTTACTTATCCACTCTGAGTAAAGTTTTGACTAATAACTGCTATAATCGTGAACTGGAAACACTATAACTCTTTTAATAAGTCGTTTCACTACCCATAACAAAGGCATATTCTTCGACAATCTTCTCACCAAGGACATGTTGAGTTAGTATCTTGATTATTTTTTCTGCATCCAGCTCCACATATTTAACTGGTGATTTTCCTATTAATTCAACCGTAGCCATTGGTTCACGACTGCACAGACCAGCACAACCTGAGGTAGTTACAATAATGTCTTTTACATTTCTTTTTGCAACTTCATCCATCAAAGAGGTCATCACTTTTCTTGCCCCGGCGGCAATACCACAGGTTCCCATGTGAACTGTTATTTTTGCCCGATAACCACCTTCCCGTAATGTTGCGGTTGTTTGATAATCCTTTTTAATCTTTTTTAAATCATCTACCCTTAATTTTGGCATCTTATACCTCCTCGTAATTGGTCAACGCTCTCCCATAAAATTGAGTATTGATTTTATTCATTATTTTATTTATATTCATTCACAATCTCCATAATTTTAACCGAGTCAACTGCTCCATAGGTATCTTCATCTACTACTACCACTGGTGCTAAACCACAGGCTCCCAGACAGCGAACACTATCTAGCGAATACCTTCCATCTCCGGTCATTTTCCCAACTCCTACATTTAATTCTTGTTTAACCTTATCTAAAATCTCATCACTTCTTTTTACATAACAGGCTGTTCCCAGGCAGACACGGATTAAATGTCTTCCCCTGGGCACCATTGTAAAGAATGAATAGAAAGTGACGACACCATAGACCATAGATGAGGAAAGATTTAATCTCTCCGCGATATGGTGTTGGACCTCTTCGGGTAAAAATCCGGCTACGCCCTGTACCTGTTCTAATACCGGGATAAGAGCACCTGGTTTATCCTTGTATTTAGCAATTATCCCATCAATCTTTGCCCACTGTTCCTGGGTTATTTCAACCTTTTTTGCACATTGACATTCTTTTTCCATAGTTAGATATCTCCTTTCGATTTTTGATAACTATTCAGCCACAGATGGACACGGATGAAACACGGAAAATCCGGTGGTGTCTGAAAATAACTCTAATAGTGAAATCTATGCAGATTTGGTGTCCAAAAGGGATTTCCTCCAAAGAGCAAAATGCAAAACTCGTTTATAGTTTATGGTTTATGGTTTATAGTTTATGGTTTATGGTTTATAGTCTATAGTCCTTCAACTATAAACTATAAACTATCAACTATAAACTATCTACTACATTTCAGCGTTAAAATACTTGAAGCAAAGATATTACTAAATTCCTCCAACTCTTTGAGAAACCCTACTACTTCCTCTTTGAAATTTGATTTGTAATTTTGCATTTTGATATTTATATTTGATATTTATTTGTTGTCTCCCTCAAATCCTATTTTGCAGAACCCTATACACTATTTTAACCTTTATGCTAGTGTGGTGTTGAGTAAGTTTTGCACGGGGTATCATCAGGTTTCGTAACCTGCAAACGGATAATTGGTAACTGGTAATTGGTAATTGGTTAAATAGTTTTGTCCTGAGCTCAGCCGAACGGTATTTAATTACCAGTTACCAATCACCAGTTACCAGAATCGAATTCCGTGCGTTATTTGTTCACCACGACACTAGAAGCAGGATGCTTATGTTACTTTAAATCTTCCATAAGGTCTTTCTGGATAAGTTTTAGCACCTCGACATTATTTATTGGGATTTCATCTAAATCTGCCTTTATTTTGTTCGTATCCAGAGAATAAGTTAAGTTTTCTTTTTTATGTTGATAAAAAAAATCTATTTCTGGATTCCCGGCTATGAGCGTCATTATTGTTTGTTTCATATCGCCGATGGGTTTGCGGTCGATATGACTATGTTTAAAACTCGCGGTAATTTTAGTTCCAATCCCTTTTTTTGATTTTATTTCAAATTTACCGTCACATTCATTCGCCGCCTGAGCAAGCAATGAAAGCCCTAAACCGACCTTTCGTGCTTTTTTAGTCGTAAAAAACGGGTCTGTGGCTTTTTTAACCGTTTCTTCATCCATTCCAAAACCATCATCATTCATCTCGATTTTTAGCACATCTTTTTTTAAATTTTCGTCAATCTTTATTTTGACCCTTTTTGCCCCGGCTCGAATTGAGTTTTCAACTATATCCAGAATATGTAATGATAAATCTTCCACTTTACTTTTGTGTCTCTAAATCTTTAATGTAGTTTTTAATAAAGCCTTTTTTATTTCTTTTACCACGGGTTCTTTTAGTGAAAATTGAGTCCAGGTTTTACCAATATCCGCTAAAAAATGGGCATCAGAGCCTGTAATTACAGGAAATTTTTTTACTGTCAATTTATCCTTTGTTATGTTTGGCGATATTTCGACAGCATCTAATTCTAACCCTTCTGGAATAAAGCCCAATTGCCCAATAATTCCAAATCCTTCACGGTCAATATGTGAGGCAATGGCAATGCCATTAAGCGAATGAATTGCCTCAACACATTTTTCAATCGTTAATTTAGTTGCTCCAATCAAAAGCCTCTGGTTATGCCTCACAATTTCGTCATTTTCATTAACCACTAATTGTAATCCAAAGGCATTCTCGTCATTTACACCTGGTAAGTTTTCATAGACAAGTTCTTGTAATTTTAGTAGGTCATCATCATTATCAAAAAGGGCTAATAGATGTACTTCTTCTGATGTTGTAATCTCAATTCCCCCAATAACCGTTATCTCAAAGGTTTTGCCAATTTTTTTACTAATCAAGACATTTTCGGCTGAATTATGGTCACAGATACCGATTATATCTAATTTTTTTGACTTTGCCGTATTTATTATTCGTTTTGGTGTCATATCCAGGTCGCCACAAGGAGAAAGGCAGGTATGGATATGCAAATCTGTATTAAATATTTTAAGCATTTTGGGATTACTAACTGGTAATTGGTAACTGATATAATTTCCCTACTAACTCAAAAGTTGATAATTTACTGACTAAAATAGGAATCTTTTCATGGATTGCCTTTTGTAGTGTATCTTCGTCTGGCTGACGATTATTAACCAAGATAATCCCTCTAATCTCTTTCAAGGAAGCCACGGCCACGATATTTTGATGTATTTGTAAAGTTACCCAGATATTTCCTTCCCTGGCATTTGCCATCACATCCGATAAAAGGTCAGAGACATAGCCGCCGGTAACTTCCTTGTCTAACATTTCCGGTGCAGATTTAACCTCTAAATTTAATTTTTCAACTATTTCTTTTAACTTCATTTTTCACCGTTTATAGAGGTTAGAAGTCAGATTTTAAAGATATTACCTTAATATCTGTTCTCTGACCTCTGTTTTCTACTCTAAATTTATAATAATTTCAATTTGAGTTCCTTGACCTACTTTTGAATTGATGGAGAATTCATCAGCACACTTTTTAATATTGGCAAGTCCCATACCTGCACCAAAACCCATTTCTCGAATCCAATCTGGTGCGGTAGAGAAGCCGGGTTGCATTGCTTGTTCAACATCAGGTATGCCAGGTCCAGAGTCTATCGCGGAAAGCTTAATCTGACTGGGTTGAATATTAGTGATAATCTTGCCTTGAGATGTAAAAATAACAATATTCATCTCCGCTTCATAACTGGCAATAGTTAACCGACGAATTACCTGCGGACGGATACCTAATCGTGTCAGTGTTTTTTTGAGACGGCTTGATGACTCTCCCGCTCGCTTAAAATCATTACCAACAATATTATATTGTAAAATTATCCTTGATTCATCGGCAATAATATCCTCAAAGAAATGACTTGCTCGAAGTCGCTTAATCTCCTCCTCATAATATTCATTTTCTAATCTTTGCAATAGCCCATGAATAATATCTCCTTTGGTTATAATCCCAACTAATTTACCATTTTCTCTTGCAACTACCGGAAATCTTCCATAATTTAATTTCTCGAATTTATTAATGGCGTGGATAAGTGGTTCATCCTCGTATAAAGTTTGTATAGATTGAGTCATTTTTTGTGAAACAGGGATTTCCATTTCTCCATCTAATAAACATTTAATAAAATCTTCAAGACTAATAATCCCAACTAATTTACCTTTATCTACAACCGGTGTTCCTGAGATACGGTTATCTCTCAAAATTTCACGCAAGTCAGCGATTAAATTATTCGGACTAACAGTAATAACCTCTTTTTTCATTACCTCGCCAACTTTTAATTCATAAGCCAGTTCTTGAATTACACTAATTTTTTCTTTTGCATCCATTTATTCTTCTATCTCTGAGCACCCGGGTAATCCTTTTTGATATAATCGACCACAGGATTCATACATCGGTAAATTAGTAACTAATAATGGGATATTTTTTTCTTTTGCCAGATCAATTGTTTCTGTGGGTGGTTTTTTACCACGCACAAAACAAATTGCCTTCATATCAGATATCTCTGCGGTCCGAATTACCTGGGAATTAGTAAGACCTGTGAGAAGTAATGCCCTGGCTTTAGTAAAGGATAAGACATCACTCATTAAATCCGCGCCACAAGCCATCTTTACTTCTATTTCTAAACCAGAGGTATCTGTAAGGATTTCAGCCTCTAAAATTTCTTTTAGTTCTCTAATTTTCATTTATTTTTCCTTTTTTGCATTTCTTGCCATTTTTCAAGATACTTAATATCTATCGTATCTTTATATCTATCTGTTTTCTTTAATTTAATCAAATCCTCAACACAAGGCACATTTACCTGAAATCCTGTTTCATCTGTAATTACTTCCTTACGGTTATACATTTCTTCAAATGAAATAGTTTCTCCTTTTTGAGTAATCACTTTTTTAGCCCGAAACACATCAATAGATACATCATTTTCTAATTTAAACATAAAATATGATTCCATCTCGTCTAATTTTTTAGATGGAAACAGGTCAAACTTCTCTGCTATTTCAAGGAAATTTTTGGTATTTTCTCTACTTCCATCAATATAAAGGTCGTAATCCATTGTTTGGACAGGTATACCATAGGCAATCATTGCCTGTCGTCCTATCAGAAGATACTTAATATGAGCATTATGAATTGCGGCAATAAACTCAACCGGGTCTGTCATTTTCCACCTTTTTTAATTTGCTAAATTTAATCGCGGCAAGGGTATGTCTATATCCAATTTGTAATCTCTTTTTAACGCCAAACTTAGAAAGCCAGGTAATTAGATTTTCCATTTCTTTTTCTTCATCCTCCTGTGTTGGTAGAGGTATCGTATCTTTATCAATCATCTTAAAAATTATATTATCACAATATCCTGAAAAAGTCAATTTTTATTTTAAAAAATTCTTGACAACAACTTATTATTTATGATAATCTTACTAGTGTCGTGTTGAACAAATAACGCACGGAATTTGATTCTGGTAACTGATGATTGGTAACTGGTAATTAAATACCGTTTGGCTGATCTCATGACGAAACTATTTAACCAGTTACCAATTACCAGTTACCAATTACCAATTACCAGTTACCAGTTACCAATTACCAGTTACCAGTTACCAATTACCAGTTACCAGTTACCAATTACCAGTTACCAGTTACCAATTACCAGTTACCAGTTACCAATTATCCGTTTGCAGGTTATGAAATCTGATGATACGCCGTGCAAAACTTACTCAACACCACACTATTGCTTTATGAAATAAAAAGGGGATGAAGAAAGATGAAAAAAGTTGTTTTGGCATATTCTGGTGGGTTAGATACCTCCGTGATGATTAAATGGTTAAAAGACAATTATGATGTTTTGGTGATTGCCGTAGCCGTAGATTTAGGTCAGGGAGAAAATTTTGATAAATTGCATTCAAAGGCAATATCAAGCGGGGCGGATAAGATTTATATTGAGGATGTCAAGGATGAATTTATTAATCAATATATCTTTCCCACATTAAAGGCAAATGCTGTCTATGAAGGTAAGTATTTATTAGCAACTTCACTTTCTCGACCTTTGATTGCCAGGAAATTAGTTGAGGTTGCCAAAAAGGAGAATGCAGATACTGCCGCACATGGTTGCACGGGTAAAGGCAATGACCAGGTTCGGTTTGAGGTGACAATTTCATCTCTGGCTCCAGAACTAAAAATTTTAGCCCCAGCCAGGATATGGGAATTTAAAAGTCGTGAGCAAGAGATTGAATATGCGATAAAACACAATATCCCGGTGCAAGTAACCAGGGAGAGCCCGTATAGCATTGATAAAAACCTGTGGGGAGTAAGTATTGAGTGTGGTCCATTAGAAGACCCCTGGGTAGAACCACCAGAAGATGCTTATCAAATAACTACCGCTCAATCACCACCAGAACCAACTTATTTAGAAATAGCGTTTGAAAAAGGTATTCCGGTAAAACTAAATAATGAGGAGTATGCTTCAGTAAAGTTAATCCAGAGATTAAACGAAATAGGTGGGAAATATGGCATTGGACGGGTTGATATAGTTGAGAATAGACTTGTTGGAGTGAAGTCACGAGAGGTTTATGAGGCACCGGCCGCAACTATTTTATTTGAGGCACATAAGGCATTAGAATCATTAGTGTTAGATCGAGAAACAATTCATTTTAAAGAAATAATCAGCTTGAAATACGCTGAATTGATATATTATGGATTATGGTATTCGCCATTAAAATCTGCATTAGACGGATTTGTCGAAAAGACACAAACTAATGTTACGGGTAAAATCAGAGTAAAACTTTTACCTGGCAAGGCAATCGTGGTTGGTCGAGCATCCGCATATTCACAATACCGCTATGAATTAGCCACATACAGTCAGGACGATACCTTTGACCATCAAGCCGCTGAAGGATTTATCAAAATCTTTGGTTTACCGTATAAAGGAATAGCTTAAAATGGAAGAAAAAATTAAATTTGAAGAGGCATTAGGAGAACTGGAAGGGATTGTCCGAAAATTAGAGCAAGGTGGCTTACCATTAGAGGAATCATTAGCCGCTTTTGAAAAAGGAATGAAACTGTCAAAGACCTGCTTTAAAAAGTTGAATGAGGCACAACGCAAAATTGAAATCTTAACTAAAGATGAACAAACAGGAAAAATTACGGCTACCCCTTTTTCATCCGACCAGGAAATTGAATCTGAAGAAGAGAACGCAGGGAAAGAGGAAGAGTTACCATTTTAATGGATATTGAGAAATATTTAGTCAATAAAAAAAAATTAATAGATGAGGCATTAGATAATTATTTACCCCGGGCGAGTGAGTATCCACAGGTTATTCATGAGGCAATGCGATATGCAGTGTTTTCAGGGGGAAAAAGGATACGGGCGATTTTAACTTTAGCCGCAGGGGAAGCGGTTGAAGGAAAAGAAGAAGAATTATTACTGCCTGCCGCTGCCTTAGAACTAATCCATGCTTATTCCCTTGTTCATGATGA contains:
- a CDS encoding serine kinase; its protein translation is MKLKEIVEKLNLEVKSAPEMLDKEVTGGYVSDLLSDVMANAREGNIWVTLQIHQNIVAVASLKEIRGIILVNNRQPDEDTLQKAIHEKIPILVSKLSTFELVGKLYQLPITS
- a CDS encoding ATP-binding protein; translation: MEDLSLHILDIVENSIRAGAKRVKIKIDENLKKDVLKIEMNDDGFGMDEETVKKATDPFFTTKKARKVGLGLSLLAQAANECDGKFEIKSKKGIGTKITASFKHSHIDRKPIGDMKQTIMTLIAGNPEIDFFYQHKKENLTYSLDTNKIKADLDEIPINNVEVLKLIQKDLMEDLK
- a CDS encoding alpha/beta hydrolase, whose protein sequence is MTNYQLPVTNYQLPVTNYQLPVTNYQLPVTNYQLPVTNYPFAGYEI
- a CDS encoding CBS domain-containing protein, coding for MDAKEKISVIQELAYELKVGEVMKKEVITVSPNNLIADLREILRDNRISGTPVVDKGKLVGIISLEDFIKCLLDGEMEIPVSQKMTQSIQTLYEDEPLIHAINKFEKLNYGRFPVVARENGKLVGIITKGDIIHGLLQRLENEYYEEEIKRLRASHFFEDIIADESRIILQYNIVGNDFKRAGESSSRLKKTLTRLGIRPQVIRRLTIASYEAEMNIVIFTSQGKIITNIQPSQIKLSAIDSGPGIPDVEQAMQPGFSTAPDWIREMGFGAGMGLANIKKCADEFSINSKVGQGTQIEIIINLE
- a CDS encoding DRTGG domain-containing protein; protein product: MKIRELKEILEAEILTDTSGLEIEVKMACGADLMSDVLSFTKARALLLTGLTNSQVIRTAEISDMKAICFVRGKKPPTETIDLAKEKNIPLLVTNLPMYESCGRLYQKGLPGCSEIEE
- a CDS encoding (2Fe-2S) ferredoxin domain-containing protein, producing the protein MPKLRVDDLKKIKKDYQTTATLREGGYRAKITVHMGTCGIAAGARKVMTSLMDEVAKRNVKDIIVTTSGCAGLCSREPMATVELIGKSPVKYVELDAEKIIKILTQHVLGEKIVEEYAFVMGSETTY
- a CDS encoding PHP domain-containing protein, whose protein sequence is MLKIFNTDLHIHTCLSPCGDLDMTPKRIINTAKSKKLDIIGICDHNSAENVLISKKIGKTFEITVIGGIEITTSEEVHLLALFDNDDDLLKLQELVYENLPGVNDENAFGLQLVVNENDEIVRHNQRLLIGATKLTIEKCVEAIHSLNGIAIASHIDREGFGIIGQLGFIPEGLELDAVEISPNITKDKLTVKKFPVITGSDAHFLADIGKTWTQFSLKEPVVKEIKKALLKTTLKI
- the nuoE gene encoding NADH-quinone oxidoreductase subunit NuoE, with product MEKECQCAKKVEITQEQWAKIDGIIAKYKDKPGALIPVLEQVQGVAGFLPEEVQHHIAERLNLSSSMVYGVVTFYSFFTMVPRGRHLIRVCLGTACYVKRSDEILDKVKQELNVGVGKMTGDGRYSLDSVRCLGACGLAPVVVVDEDTYGAVDSVKIMEIVNEYK
- the xseB gene encoding exodeoxyribonuclease VII small subunit, whose translation is MEEKIKFEEALGELEGIVRKLEQGGLPLEESLAAFEKGMKLSKTCFKKLNEAQRKIEILTKDEQTGKITATPFSSDQEIESEEENAGKEEELPF
- a CDS encoding argininosuccinate synthase; the protein is MKKVVLAYSGGLDTSVMIKWLKDNYDVLVIAVAVDLGQGENFDKLHSKAISSGADKIYIEDVKDEFINQYIFPTLKANAVYEGKYLLATSLSRPLIARKLVEVAKKENADTAAHGCTGKGNDQVRFEVTISSLAPELKILAPARIWEFKSREQEIEYAIKHNIPVQVTRESPYSIDKNLWGVSIECGPLEDPWVEPPEDAYQITTAQSPPEPTYLEIAFEKGIPVKLNNEEYASVKLIQRLNEIGGKYGIGRVDIVENRLVGVKSREVYEAPAATILFEAHKALESLVLDRETIHFKEIISLKYAELIYYGLWYSPLKSALDGFVEKTQTNVTGKIRVKLLPGKAIVVGRASAYSQYRYELATYSQDDTFDHQAAEGFIKIFGLPYKGIA